In Phoenix dactylifera cultivar Barhee BC4 chromosome 11, palm_55x_up_171113_PBpolish2nd_filt_p, whole genome shotgun sequence, the following are encoded in one genomic region:
- the LOC103708973 gene encoding ras-related protein RIC2-like codes for MAEAYRSEDDYDYLFKVVLIGDSGVGKSNLLSRFTRNEFSLESKSTIGVEFATRSLTVDSKVIKAQIWDTAGQERYRAITSAYYRGAVGALLVYDVTRRSTFESVERWLKELRDHTDPSVVVMLVGNKSDLRHLVAVSTEDGKAFAERESLFFMETSALESTNVDNAFADVLTQIYQIVCKKAVEAGDDATSAFPSKGERIDVKDDVSALKKSGCCSG; via the exons CTGATCGGGGACTCCGGGGTGGGGAAGTCGAATTTGCTGTCGAGGTTCACGAGGAATGAGTTCAGCCTGGAGTCCAAGTCGACCATCGGGGTGGAGTTCGCCACCAGGAGCTTGACCGTGGACAGCAAGGTGATCAAGGCTCAGATTTGGGACACCGCCGGCCAGGAGAG GTACCGTGCCATCACTAGTGCTTACTACCGAGGAGCTGTGGGTGCACTACTCGTCTATGATGTTACTCGGCGTTCTACATTTGAGAGTGTTGAACGTTGGCTGAAGGAGTTGAGGGACCACACAGATCCCAGTGTGGTTGTCATGCTCGTTGGTAACAAGTCCGACCTCCGCCATCTTGTTGCTGTTTCCACTGAAGATGGAAAGGCTTTTGCTGAGAGGGAATCACTCTTTTTCATGGAGACATCAGCACTAGAATCAACAAATGTGGATAATGCTTTTGCAGATGTTCTGACTCAGATTTATCAAATTGTATGCAAGAAAGCAGTCGAGGCAGGTGATGATGCAACATCTGCTTTCCCCAGTAAAGGAGAGAGAATAGATGTGAAAGATGATGTTTCTGCGCTGAAGAAATCTGGCTGCTGCTCTGGCTAG
- the LOC103708974 gene encoding probable WRKY transcription factor 65 isoform X2, with the protein MDGRCSAESRNSEPEEVGIAPENNSPSPPGDPKAARSLSSSHKRSRRSVQKRVVSVPISGDGGSRPKGGAGGEGVPPTDSWAWRKYGQKPIKGSPYPRGYYRCSSSKGCPARKQVERSRVDPAMLVVTYSFDHNHPWPLPKNHHQHPKPPQPAAEPPVEDPSPIRPSPPESADLDQKFSDLIGEEPSLMIHDEFRWFSNLGSPSSASPPAAAEDLLYGSIFAGTALGLPEDCGGKEIADGEEDGMFAGLGELPECAVVFRREGSRLAPASWCGSTG; encoded by the exons ATGGACGGCCGGTGCAGCGCCGAGTCACGTAATTCCGAGCCCGAGGAGGTTGGAATAGCGCCCGAGAATAACTCCCCGAGCCCGCCCGGCGACCCGAAAGCGGCCCgatccctctcttcctcccatAAGAGAAG CCGGCGGTCGGTCCAGAAGCGAGTGGTGTCTGTGCCCATCTCCGGCGACGGCGGATCGCGGCCCAAAGGCGGCGCCGGCGGGGAGGGAGTACCACCGACGGACTCCTGGGCCTGGAGGAAGTACGGCCAGAAGCCGATCAAGGGCTCCCCTTACCCGAG GGGGTACTATAGGTGCAGCAGCTCCAAGGGTTGTCCGGCGAGGAAGCAGGTGGAAAGGAGCCGGGTAGACCCTGCCATGCTCGTCGTCACCTACTCCTTCGACCACAACCACCCCTGGCCCCTCCCCAAGAACCACCACCAGCACCCCAAGCCTCCTCAGCCGGCAGCGGAGCCTCCCGTCGAGGATCCGTCCCCGATCCGCCCGAGCCCGCCGGAATCGGCCGATCTGGACCAAAAGTTCTCTGATCTGATCGGAGAAGAGCCGTCCCTCATGATCCACGACGAGTTCCGGTGGTTCTCCAACCTAGGATCCCCGTCCTCCGCCTCGCCCCCGGCGGCCGCGGAGGATCTGCTTTATGGCTCGATCTTCGCCGGCACGGCGTTGGGGCTCCCGGAGGATTGCGGTGGCAAAGAGATAGCGGATGGCGAGGAGGATGGGATGTTCGCCGGGCTCGGGGAGCTGCCGGAGTGCGCGGTGGTGTTCCGGCGAGAGGGGTCGCGGCTGGCGCCGGCCTCGTGGTGCGGGAGTACCGGATGA
- the LOC103708974 gene encoding probable WRKY transcription factor 65 isoform X1, with the protein MDGRCSAESRNSEPEEVGIAPENNSPSPPGDPKAARSLSSSHKRSSRRSVQKRVVSVPISGDGGSRPKGGAGGEGVPPTDSWAWRKYGQKPIKGSPYPRGYYRCSSSKGCPARKQVERSRVDPAMLVVTYSFDHNHPWPLPKNHHQHPKPPQPAAEPPVEDPSPIRPSPPESADLDQKFSDLIGEEPSLMIHDEFRWFSNLGSPSSASPPAAAEDLLYGSIFAGTALGLPEDCGGKEIADGEEDGMFAGLGELPECAVVFRREGSRLAPASWCGSTG; encoded by the exons ATGGACGGCCGGTGCAGCGCCGAGTCACGTAATTCCGAGCCCGAGGAGGTTGGAATAGCGCCCGAGAATAACTCCCCGAGCCCGCCCGGCGACCCGAAAGCGGCCCgatccctctcttcctcccatAAGAGAAG CAGCCGGCGGTCGGTCCAGAAGCGAGTGGTGTCTGTGCCCATCTCCGGCGACGGCGGATCGCGGCCCAAAGGCGGCGCCGGCGGGGAGGGAGTACCACCGACGGACTCCTGGGCCTGGAGGAAGTACGGCCAGAAGCCGATCAAGGGCTCCCCTTACCCGAG GGGGTACTATAGGTGCAGCAGCTCCAAGGGTTGTCCGGCGAGGAAGCAGGTGGAAAGGAGCCGGGTAGACCCTGCCATGCTCGTCGTCACCTACTCCTTCGACCACAACCACCCCTGGCCCCTCCCCAAGAACCACCACCAGCACCCCAAGCCTCCTCAGCCGGCAGCGGAGCCTCCCGTCGAGGATCCGTCCCCGATCCGCCCGAGCCCGCCGGAATCGGCCGATCTGGACCAAAAGTTCTCTGATCTGATCGGAGAAGAGCCGTCCCTCATGATCCACGACGAGTTCCGGTGGTTCTCCAACCTAGGATCCCCGTCCTCCGCCTCGCCCCCGGCGGCCGCGGAGGATCTGCTTTATGGCTCGATCTTCGCCGGCACGGCGTTGGGGCTCCCGGAGGATTGCGGTGGCAAAGAGATAGCGGATGGCGAGGAGGATGGGATGTTCGCCGGGCTCGGGGAGCTGCCGGAGTGCGCGGTGGTGTTCCGGCGAGAGGGGTCGCGGCTGGCGCCGGCCTCGTGGTGCGGGAGTACCGGATGA